The following are from one region of the Carnobacterium gallinarum DSM 4847 genome:
- a CDS encoding VOC family protein: MRIEHVAIWVKDIEKMRQFYQTYFNASVNDLYHNPIKKFNSYFLTFTDGARLEIMERADIQTGHPGDSLGWAHIAFSVGSKEKVEELTTRLVQDGYACTNGPRITGDGYYESVVEDPEKNLIEITE; encoded by the coding sequence ATGAGAATTGAACATGTAGCGATTTGGGTAAAAGATATTGAAAAAATGCGTCAATTTTATCAAACATATTTTAATGCATCCGTAAATGATTTGTACCATAATCCAATAAAGAAATTTAACTCTTATTTTTTAACATTTACGGATGGGGCACGGCTGGAAATTATGGAAAGAGCAGATATTCAAACGGGACATCCAGGAGACTCTTTAGGTTGGGCACATATCGCTTTTTCAGTGGGATCAAAAGAAAAGGTTGAAGAATTGACGACTAGATTAGTACAGGATGGCTATGCTTGTACTAATGGTCCACGAATAACTGGGGATGGATACTATGAAAGTGTAGTTGAAGATCCAGAAAAGAATTTAATTGAAATTACTGAGTAA
- a CDS encoding PTS sugar transporter subunit IIA, with the protein MLELNQQDIRLNQTFASKEAAIQTAGELLVEREYVFPEYIQKMVERDALTSTYIGNMVAIPHGTEGSGDLIKQSGVVVIQVPEGVLFDGNEVQLIIGIAGAEGEHLDLLSTIAIVCSEEENVAELVKAETKEQIQDIFSQGEFV; encoded by the coding sequence ATGTTAGAACTAAACCAGCAAGATATACGATTAAATCAAACCTTTGCATCTAAAGAAGCAGCTATTCAAACAGCGGGGGAGTTATTAGTTGAAAGAGAGTATGTGTTTCCTGAGTATATTCAAAAGATGGTGGAGCGTGACGCTTTAACCTCAACCTATATTGGCAATATGGTAGCGATTCCTCATGGTACGGAAGGGTCGGGTGATTTAATCAAGCAATCTGGTGTTGTCGTTATTCAAGTTCCAGAGGGTGTTTTATTTGATGGCAATGAGGTTCAACTAATCATTGGAATCGCTGGTGCAGAAGGGGAACATTTGGATTTACTTTCAACGATTGCAATTGTTTGCTCAGAGGAAGAGAATGTTGCTGAACTAGTTAAGGCAGAAACGAAAGAGCAGATTCAAGATATTTTTAGTCAGGGGGAATTTGTATGA
- a CDS encoding chorismate mutase, whose product MLEKQRQEIDQLDRELVALFEKRMAVVTEIGEIKKSQNLPIFDEAREDAVIQRAKKRLINSEYAPYIDEFFTDLMKTTKKFQQNLMK is encoded by the coding sequence ATGTTAGAAAAGCAAAGACAAGAGATAGATCAATTAGATCGAGAATTAGTAGCGCTATTTGAAAAAAGAATGGCAGTTGTAACTGAAATCGGGGAAATAAAAAAATCACAGAATTTACCAATATTTGATGAAGCGCGTGAAGATGCTGTTATTCAACGAGCAAAAAAACGCCTAATTAATTCCGAATATGCTCCATATATTGATGAATTTTTTACAGATTTGATGAAGACAACTAAGAAATTCCAACAAAATTTAATGAAATAA
- a CDS encoding mannitol-1-phosphate 5-dehydrogenase, protein MKAVHFGAGNIGRGFIGVLLSEAGYEICFVDVVSEVVDALNEKREYEVILANDTQDRILVRNVCGVNSGTDMPQVLAEISRTNLITMAVGPTILPLIAKTLAAGITKRMAVNQEPLLIMACENMIDGTTYLKQEVYELLTEEERIYADATLSFADTAVDRIVPNQSHPDPLTVLVEPFYEWIVSTKGVTAPLPEIPGITYVTDLKPYIERKLFTVNTGHAITAYLGHLRQIDSIDEAIQDEKILFAVRSALEETGALLEKKFGFSHKEHQAYIDKIIERFKNPHISDYVSRVGRSPLRKLGPNDRFVQPARQFVEAFNETPKALAEAIAAALLFNQPEDAEALALQRDIELNGVEEAIVGVTGIQNFSKLFDRVKASYLELAH, encoded by the coding sequence ATGAAAGCAGTTCATTTTGGAGCGGGAAATATCGGACGTGGCTTTATTGGCGTACTGTTATCGGAGGCAGGTTATGAGATTTGTTTTGTAGATGTTGTCAGTGAAGTCGTGGATGCGCTTAATGAAAAACGTGAATATGAAGTGATTTTGGCAAATGATACTCAAGACAGAATTCTTGTAAGGAATGTATGTGGAGTCAATAGTGGAACAGATATGCCACAAGTCTTAGCGGAAATTAGCCGTACCAATCTAATTACAATGGCAGTGGGACCAACCATTTTACCGTTGATTGCGAAGACGTTGGCTGCGGGTATTACAAAACGGATGGCAGTTAATCAAGAGCCACTACTAATTATGGCCTGTGAGAATATGATTGATGGCACGACTTATTTAAAACAGGAAGTGTATGAGTTGTTAACGGAGGAAGAGCGGATTTATGCAGATGCGACCTTGTCTTTTGCTGATACAGCTGTTGATCGCATTGTACCTAATCAATCTCACCCAGATCCTTTAACAGTCTTAGTGGAACCTTTCTATGAATGGATTGTGTCAACAAAAGGTGTAACAGCACCATTACCTGAGATTCCAGGAATCACCTATGTAACAGATTTAAAACCATATATTGAGCGTAAATTATTTACCGTCAATACAGGACATGCGATTACTGCTTATCTTGGTCATTTGCGTCAAATCGACTCTATTGATGAGGCAATTCAAGATGAGAAAATTTTATTTGCGGTACGCAGTGCTTTGGAAGAAACTGGTGCGCTATTAGAAAAGAAATTTGGTTTTTCGCATAAGGAACATCAAGCGTATATTGATAAAATTATTGAACGTTTTAAAAATCCACATATTTCTGACTATGTTTCCCGAGTTGGACGTTCGCCATTACGGAAATTAGGTCCAAATGATCGCTTTGTTCAGCCTGCAAGACAGTTTGTCGAGGCCTTTAATGAAACACCTAAAGCTTTAGCAGAAGCCATAGCAGCGGCCTTGTTGTTTAATCAGCCCGAGGATGCGGAGGCTTTAGCTTTGCAACGAGATATTGAGCTTAATGGTGTTGAAGAAGCAATCGTTGGTGTAACTGGAATTCAGAACTTTTCTAAATTATTTGATCGAGTGAAGGCATCTTATCTGGAGCTGGCCCATTAA
- a CDS encoding MurR/RpiR family transcriptional regulator, with protein MTQPHYFDYSKGKNLSDIEHDILAFLIKDSQNETMSSIRYTAKELATSTATIIRLCKKLGFSGYTEFATHLRLEHLKQHPTIAMEQVDLDFTTRYQDYLVNYQKTLLDMDAMDMLAFQQLLTTSLGILITAENASSTILAHYLQLKLQEKGFHATVLPAQETSLSFNNKIEEMGLLLVLAEHPADTELTEKLHHAQTKKIPIVGFSSAIAKESPYTIGFMIATETPISLENSFNSNLILVLDVLLAII; from the coding sequence TTGACTCAACCCCATTATTTTGATTACTCAAAAGGGAAAAATTTAAGCGACATTGAACATGACATTCTAGCATTTTTAATCAAAGATAGCCAAAATGAAACGATGAGCAGCATTCGATACACAGCAAAAGAGCTGGCTACTTCAACAGCAACTATCATTCGACTTTGTAAAAAACTTGGTTTTAGTGGCTATACTGAATTTGCTACTCATTTGCGCCTTGAACATTTAAAGCAACATCCAACAATTGCGATGGAACAAGTGGATCTTGATTTTACAACACGCTATCAAGACTATCTCGTCAATTATCAGAAAACTTTACTCGACATGGATGCGATGGACATGTTAGCTTTCCAACAACTTCTTACAACCAGTTTGGGCATCTTGATTACAGCTGAAAATGCCAGTTCAACGATTTTAGCTCATTATTTGCAGTTAAAGTTACAAGAAAAAGGTTTTCACGCAACGGTTCTTCCGGCTCAGGAAACATCGTTAAGTTTTAACAACAAAATCGAAGAAATGGGCTTGCTTCTCGTTCTAGCAGAACATCCTGCTGATACCGAGCTAACTGAAAAATTACACCATGCTCAGACTAAAAAAATTCCGATAGTCGGATTTTCTTCAGCTATCGCTAAAGAGTCACCCTATACAATTGGATTTATGATTGCTACCGAGACCCCGATTAGCTTAGAAAATTCCTTCAATTCCAATCTTATTTTAGTTTTAGATGTATTGTTGGCAATTATTTAA